A genome region from Desulfonatronovibrio magnus includes the following:
- a CDS encoding CBS and ACT domain-containing protein, which produces MLIKDWMSSEVTTVTKDTSMLKASKIFKDNNFRRLPVVDDSGKLVGIVTDRDIKDASPSKATTLDVHELYYLLSEIKIKDIMTPSPFTINVGDSLEKAAIRMLEKKVEGLPVVDEKGEVVGIITETDIFKALVNITGAYQGGLKIGIKLSSQPGTLKPLLDVLRSHNARVISILTSHDQADQGFRHVYMRIHDMDRSEENALKSQIELKFDTLFWLRDNPQ; this is translated from the coding sequence ATGTTGATAAAAGACTGGATGAGTTCGGAAGTAACCACTGTGACCAAAGATACATCAATGCTCAAAGCCTCCAAAATATTCAAGGATAATAATTTCAGGCGACTGCCCGTTGTTGATGACAGCGGCAAGCTCGTGGGCATTGTCACCGATAGAGACATCAAGGATGCTTCACCCTCCAAAGCCACAACCCTTGATGTCCATGAACTGTATTACCTGCTTTCAGAAATAAAGATCAAAGATATAATGACTCCCAGTCCTTTCACCATCAACGTCGGAGACAGCCTGGAAAAAGCAGCTATAAGAATGCTGGAAAAAAAGGTTGAGGGGCTGCCTGTAGTTGATGAAAAAGGTGAGGTAGTAGGCATTATAACCGAAACCGACATATTCAAGGCATTGGTCAACATAACAGGCGCTTATCAGGGTGGCCTGAAAATTGGAATCAAGCTGTCCAGTCAACCTGGAACTCTTAAACCGCTACTTGATGTTTTAAGATCTCACAATGCCAGAGTTATCAGCATACTAACCTCACACGATCAGGCAGACCAGGGATTCCGTCATGTTTACATGAGAATCCATGATATGGACAGGTCTGAAGAAAATGCTCTCAAAAGTCAGATTGAGCTAAAATTTGACACTCTTTTCTGGCTGAGAGACAATCCTCAATAA
- a CDS encoding type II toxin-antitoxin system VapC family toxin: protein MKGILVDSNIILDIFLDDPNWADWSESTLTRYGGQTNLYINSVIYSEVSIGFKKIEELESALNKGGFRMLEIPREALFLAGKAYLQYKKRKGSRKSPLPDFYIGAQAAVLDLDLITRDRGRYGTYFPAVRTICPE, encoded by the coding sequence ATGAAGGGGATTCTTGTTGACTCAAATATCATTCTGGACATTTTTCTTGATGACCCTAACTGGGCTGACTGGTCTGAATCTACTCTAACCAGATATGGCGGGCAAACAAATCTTTATATTAACTCTGTCATTTATTCAGAAGTGTCAATAGGATTTAAAAAAATTGAGGAGCTGGAATCAGCCCTTAATAAAGGCGGATTCCGAATGCTGGAAATTCCCAGAGAAGCCCTGTTCCTGGCTGGCAAAGCTTACCTGCAATACAAAAAAAGAAAGGGCTCCAGAAAATCTCCTCTTCCCGATTTTTATATTGGCGCTCAGGCTGCTGTACTCGACCTGGACTTAATAACCAGAGACAGAGGCAGGTATGGAACATATTTTCCTGCAGTCAGGACAATCTGTCCAGAGTGA
- a CDS encoding ferredoxin-thioredoxin reductase catalytic domain-containing protein, with protein sequence MTPEKLYETLKKIQEPKGYFFNRDQEFVMELMHSLLENKERLGYMACPCRLASGSQKDDKDIICPCEYREEDVREFGSCYCGLYVSDDWNQDKIPHEYVPERRPPEKIKF encoded by the coding sequence ATGACTCCAGAAAAATTATACGAAACCCTTAAAAAAATTCAGGAACCTAAAGGTTATTTTTTTAACCGGGACCAGGAATTTGTCATGGAACTGATGCACAGTCTTCTGGAGAATAAAGAACGTCTCGGTTACATGGCCTGCCCATGCCGGCTTGCTTCAGGCAGCCAGAAGGATGACAAGGATATTATCTGCCCCTGTGAGTATCGGGAAGAAGATGTCCGGGAATTTGGGAGCTGTTATTGCGGGCTTTATGTTTCAGATGACTGGAATCAGGACAAAATTCCCCATGAATATGTTCCAGAAAGAAGACCACCTGAGAAAATTAAGTTTTAA
- a CDS encoding fumarate reductase iron-sulfur subunit — MARKLTFSIFRYNPADPDSKPEMKKYYLTETENLNLFVALNKIREEQDPSIQFDFCCRAGICGACAMVINGRPGLACHTKVKDLPDQISLMPLPGFKLVGDLSVDTGTWFRSMNQKIESWVHTDKKFDPEAEEERMDNDLAEKIYELDRCIECGCCIGACATAQMREDFLGAVALNRISRFIIDPRDKRQEKDYFEVVGTDQGIFGCMGLLGCEDVCPKDIPLQDQLAFVRRKMGFYALKKIIPWKN; from the coding sequence ATGGCAAGAAAACTGACATTCAGTATATTCAGATATAACCCGGCTGACCCTGACTCCAAGCCGGAAATGAAGAAGTATTATCTTACGGAAACCGAAAATCTCAACCTGTTTGTGGCATTGAACAAAATCCGCGAAGAACAGGATCCATCCATTCAGTTTGATTTCTGCTGCAGGGCAGGTATTTGCGGGGCCTGCGCCATGGTCATTAATGGCAGACCAGGACTGGCCTGCCATACCAAGGTCAAAGATCTGCCTGACCAGATTAGCCTGATGCCTCTGCCTGGCTTTAAGCTGGTGGGTGATCTGTCAGTGGATACAGGCACCTGGTTCAGGTCCATGAATCAAAAGATTGAATCCTGGGTGCATACTGATAAGAAGTTTGATCCTGAAGCTGAAGAAGAGCGCATGGACAATGACCTGGCTGAAAAAATATATGAACTGGACAGGTGCATAGAGTGCGGGTGCTGCATTGGAGCCTGCGCCACAGCCCAGATGCGTGAGGATTTCCTGGGAGCTGTGGCATTGAACCGCATATCCAGATTCATCATTGACCCCAGGGACAAACGTCAGGAAAAGGATTATTTTGAAGTGGTGGGCACTGATCAGGGCATATTTGGCTGCATGGGCCTTCTTGGATGTGAAGATGTATGTCCCAAGGATATTCCTCTGCAGGATCAGCTGGCATTTGTCCGCAGAAAAATGGGATTTTACGCTCTGAAAAAAATTATTCCCTGGAAAAATTAG
- a CDS encoding PAS domain S-box protein: protein MVSHDHAWPPFSFINNQGEPAGLLIDLWEEIGRKMNRPVRFLLTDWPETIIQVRDGRAEVHGGLFYSEERSLFFDFSKDILPLNAVLFVKSSSLALEIQDLDNTRIGVTRGSFEHSYLAENYPFLQFEKYLNNELMIMAAVKGEIEAFAADYPVALYLIDRHASPAYFRPLTPLYTRQLQAGVLKGDEKLLKQVNQALSKISEEEMRRMTQRWMRSEIVEVMPGWVIPLYVGTSLILLLLFYALIMRRKSIILEGKFARKARDLTESQARFRKLFEHAVSGVAIHEIVLNNDGKPVDFIFLNTNPAFETHTGIKSESVIGKHASQVLPGIDKSELMDIYGNVVLTGTPSSLEYYYADQGKHYFINAFKIAENQFATVFTNITERKKAEQNIRENRAFLNSLLNSIPIPVFYKDISGRYLGFNKAFEEFFGKSSEDLIGKNVFDISPAELARQYHQKDLEVFDNPDSVQRYESKVKNAQGQEMSVIFQKAALFDNAGKVMGLIGAVFDITQLKEMEKSLKYQSARQKVIARVSSSFINSNRDNIDEKIDFMLAVCGEFLGVDRAYLFKFSKDEKFLTNTHEWCAPGIAPAMEVLQDFPLTNTPMLGEKVHNRETMFIPDVELLPDIPDKKVLLEQDVRTVLCAPLIENEALIGYLGFDWVKSACNITHEEHEMLNILGNILSDALVKVEIEEEMLWARQQAEAASMAKSEFLANMSHEIRTPMNAITGMIHLARRANPDENILNYLDKIDTSASSLLGILNDILDFSKIEAGKLELEHSVFSIHQLMDSLIDIVGHKARDKGLALYRNIEAGIPEKYYGDRTRLLQILLNLTNNAIKFTAQGEVRVLVKALNNEQENSEPGNQVFLEFSVADTGIGMEQEKTEHLFEAFTQADASFTRKYGGTGLGLAISKQLVEMMKGRIEVHSTPGKGSIFTFQVQLETAPDNAQLENSVSVPKFNDCLKRNKVLLVEDNASNRELAREFIKDVGAQVTEAIDGAQGVKLALAEDFDLILMDIQMPEMNGIEATRKIRSFENEKGKSRTPIIAMTSHAMAEDRERSLAAGMDDHLTKPIDPQKFYRMLFKHLGVDDYNQLSMECSGQWQTQKSGSQDQISLPSMVPPLNIQSALKRTNDKTDLLIRMLANFVRDYENTSEQMKELFQAEKYKEAGIVVHTLKGMAATLEAEELTSAAQNLENALADNKMENLESLLDTLTKELLPAVNAARSVVQSNKVELEKTIVNQDQPIDHEQAQKYLQELKTLVQSSNFRARKYFEVNRKEFTTPENMQEVQEIGNALNNLDFSKALKILQAL from the coding sequence ATAGTTTCGCATGACCATGCCTGGCCCCCATTTTCTTTTATTAACAACCAGGGTGAACCAGCAGGCCTGCTCATTGATCTTTGGGAAGAAATCGGCAGAAAAATGAATCGGCCTGTACGCTTTTTACTCACGGACTGGCCCGAAACCATAATACAGGTCAGGGACGGCCGTGCTGAAGTTCATGGCGGTCTTTTTTATTCAGAAGAAAGAAGCCTTTTTTTTGATTTTTCTAAAGACATCCTGCCTTTAAATGCTGTCCTTTTTGTTAAGTCAAGCTCCCTTGCTCTGGAAATACAGGATCTTGACAACACCAGGATAGGCGTTACCCGGGGCAGCTTTGAACATAGCTACCTTGCTGAAAACTATCCTTTTCTTCAGTTTGAGAAATATCTGAATAATGAACTTATGATCATGGCAGCAGTAAAGGGCGAAATCGAAGCTTTTGCTGCGGATTATCCAGTAGCCCTTTATCTTATTGATCGCCACGCCTCTCCAGCTTATTTTCGTCCTCTGACTCCTCTTTATACGCGCCAATTGCAAGCCGGTGTTTTAAAAGGCGATGAAAAACTTTTAAAACAGGTTAATCAGGCTCTGTCAAAAATAAGTGAAGAAGAAATGCGCAGAATGACCCAGCGCTGGATGAGGTCTGAGATAGTTGAGGTCATGCCTGGATGGGTTATTCCTCTTTATGTCGGCACAAGCTTAATTCTTCTGCTCCTTTTTTATGCGCTGATAATGCGCAGAAAAAGCATTATTCTGGAAGGTAAGTTTGCCCGCAAAGCCAGAGATCTGACTGAAAGTCAAGCCAGGTTCAGAAAGCTGTTTGAGCATGCTGTGTCTGGAGTAGCCATTCATGAAATTGTGCTGAACAATGATGGCAAGCCTGTTGACTTTATTTTTCTCAACACAAATCCAGCTTTTGAAACGCATACCGGTATAAAGTCCGAGTCTGTCATAGGGAAACATGCTTCCCAGGTCTTGCCAGGCATTGATAAATCAGAATTGATGGATATTTACGGAAATGTAGTGTTAACAGGTACACCCAGCAGCCTTGAATATTACTATGCTGACCAGGGAAAGCACTATTTTATCAACGCTTTTAAAATTGCTGAAAATCAATTTGCCACAGTATTTACCAACATAACAGAGCGTAAAAAAGCTGAACAGAACATTCGGGAAAACAGAGCCTTCCTCAATTCTCTTCTGAACTCAATACCTATTCCTGTTTTCTACAAAGATATATCAGGACGATACCTTGGTTTTAACAAGGCATTTGAAGAGTTCTTCGGAAAATCTTCTGAAGATTTGATCGGCAAAAACGTTTTTGACATAAGCCCTGCAGAGCTTGCCAGACAATATCACCAAAAAGATCTGGAAGTTTTTGATAACCCTGATTCAGTCCAAAGGTATGAATCAAAGGTCAAAAATGCACAGGGCCAGGAAATGAGCGTCATCTTTCAGAAAGCAGCCCTTTTTGACAATGCAGGCAAAGTCATGGGGCTCATTGGGGCAGTCTTTGACATTACCCAACTTAAGGAAATGGAAAAATCCTTAAAATATCAAAGTGCCCGACAAAAAGTCATAGCCAGAGTCTCCAGCAGTTTCATAAATTCTAATCGTGATAACATAGATGAAAAAATCGATTTCATGCTGGCTGTCTGCGGAGAATTTCTCGGTGTTGACCGGGCTTATCTGTTCAAGTTTTCAAAAGACGAAAAGTTTCTCACCAACACCCATGAATGGTGCGCTCCAGGAATAGCACCTGCTATGGAAGTACTTCAGGATTTTCCCTTGACCAACACACCCATGCTTGGAGAAAAGGTGCATAATCGGGAAACCATGTTTATTCCTGATGTAGAGCTGCTCCCTGATATTCCAGATAAAAAGGTTTTGCTGGAGCAGGATGTCAGGACAGTCCTGTGCGCACCTTTAATCGAGAATGAGGCTCTCATTGGTTACCTTGGCTTTGACTGGGTAAAGTCTGCCTGCAACATCACTCATGAAGAACATGAAATGCTCAACATCCTTGGCAACATACTTTCTGATGCCCTTGTCAAGGTGGAGATTGAAGAAGAGATGCTCTGGGCCAGGCAGCAGGCAGAAGCCGCCAGCATGGCTAAAAGTGAGTTTCTGGCCAATATGAGCCATGAAATTAGAACACCTATGAATGCCATCACCGGCATGATACATCTGGCCAGGAGAGCCAACCCTGATGAAAACATTCTTAACTATCTGGATAAAATTGATACTTCAGCAAGCTCGTTGCTGGGAATACTGAACGACATCCTTGATTTTTCCAAAATCGAAGCAGGAAAACTGGAATTGGAACACTCTGTGTTCAGCATCCATCAGTTAATGGACAGCCTGATTGATATTGTAGGTCACAAAGCTCGTGACAAGGGGCTGGCTCTATATCGTAATATTGAAGCTGGAATACCGGAAAAGTATTACGGAGACCGAACCCGCCTTCTTCAAATTTTGCTCAATCTGACCAATAATGCCATAAAATTTACTGCTCAGGGAGAGGTCAGAGTTCTTGTTAAAGCTCTCAACAATGAGCAAGAAAATTCAGAGCCTGGAAATCAAGTATTTCTTGAGTTTTCTGTTGCAGACACCGGCATAGGCATGGAACAGGAGAAAACAGAGCATCTTTTCGAAGCTTTTACACAGGCTGATGCATCTTTTACTCGTAAATACGGAGGTACTGGACTGGGTCTGGCCATCTCTAAGCAGCTGGTTGAAATGATGAAAGGCCGCATTGAGGTTCATTCAACTCCAGGCAAAGGGAGCATTTTCACTTTTCAAGTTCAACTTGAAACGGCTCCTGACAATGCCCAACTGGAAAATTCTGTTTCTGTGCCTAAGTTTAATGATTGTCTTAAAAGGAACAAAGTTCTTCTGGTTGAAGATAATGCCTCAAACCGTGAACTGGCCAGAGAATTTATCAAGGATGTGGGCGCTCAAGTCACTGAAGCAATTGACGGAGCACAAGGTGTCAAGCTGGCACTGGCTGAAGATTTTGACCTTATTCTTATGGACATTCAGATGCCTGAAATGAATGGCATTGAAGCAACCAGAAAAATTAGAAGCTTTGAAAATGAAAAAGGCAAATCCAGAACGCCCATCATTGCCATGACCTCCCATGCCATGGCTGAAGACAGGGAAAGAAGCCTGGCAGCGGGTATGGATGATCATCTGACCAAGCCTATTGATCCGCAAAAGTTTTACCGTATGCTGTTCAAGCACCTTGGCGTGGATGATTATAATCAACTAAGTATGGAGTGTTCTGGTCAATGGCAAACTCAAAAATCAGGCAGTCAAGACCAGATTTCATTGCCATCCATGGTTCCCCCTCTTAACATTCAATCAGCGCTTAAACGCACAAATGACAAAACTGACCTGCTCATCAGGATGCTGGCGAATTTTGTCCGTGATTATGAAAATACTTCTGAACAGATGAAAGAACTTTTCCAGGCAGAAAAATACAAAGAAGCAGGCATCGTGGTGCACACACTCAAAGGCATGGCTGCTACTCTGGAAGCTGAAGAACTTACTTCAGCTGCCCAAAATCTGGAAAACGCCCTTGCAGATAATAAGATGGAAAATTTGGAAAGTCTGCTTGATACTTTAACAAAAGAACTCTTACCTGCAGTGAACGCAGCAAGATCTGTTGTCCAGAGTAATAAGGTTGAATTGGAAAAGACAATTGTCAATCAAGACCAGCCAATAGATCATGAACAGGCTCAAAAATATCTGCAAGAACTTAAGACCCTTGTGCAGTCCAGCAATTTTAGAGCCAGAAAGTACTTTGAAGTAAACAGGAAAGAATTCACTACTCCTGAAAATATGCAGGAAGTTCAGGAAATCGGCAACGCCTTGAACAACCTGGATTTTTCAAAGGCCCTGAAAATCCTGCAGGCTTTGTGA
- a CDS encoding universal stress protein, translating to MTEIKTILCAIDFSEISSKIASYAQEIAVALNAKVHVLYVAPTIDQYSYFRIPPTDFQTYVNEAFVDAEIRMESFIKDNFDFLDVTGNVLAGYSSEIILDFARIENIDLIVMGTHGRTGFSRMLLGSVAERVVKSAQVPVITIRPE from the coding sequence ATGACAGAAATTAAAACAATCCTATGCGCTATTGATTTCTCAGAAATAAGCTCTAAAATCGCTTCTTATGCCCAGGAAATTGCCGTTGCACTCAATGCTAAGGTCCATGTTCTCTATGTTGCTCCCACCATTGATCAGTATTCTTATTTTCGCATCCCGCCAACTGACTTTCAAACTTATGTCAATGAAGCTTTTGTAGATGCTGAAATTCGTATGGAATCATTTATTAAGGACAACTTTGATTTTTTGGATGTCACTGGTAATGTTCTGGCAGGCTACTCATCAGAAATAATTTTAGATTTTGCCCGCATAGAAAATATTGACTTAATAGTAATGGGAACCCATGGACGGACAGGCTTCAGCAGAATGCTTCTGGGTTCGGTTGCTGAGAGAGTGGTCAAGTCAGCACAAGTACCTGTTATAACTATCAGACCTGAATAA
- a CDS encoding AbrB/MazE/SpoVT family DNA-binding domain-containing protein, which yields MRVTTEDQVTIPHQIREKLGITSASEVNFVEEGDRVFLVKQQTIKTPTPKFSKLRGIATVKMTTDEIMSLTRSDG from the coding sequence ATGCGGGTTACCACCGAAGACCAAGTCACTATTCCCCATCAAATTCGCGAAAAACTGGGCATAACCTCTGCATCAGAGGTTAATTTTGTTGAAGAAGGCGACCGAGTTTTCTTAGTCAAGCAGCAGACAATAAAAACTCCCACCCCAAAATTTTCAAAGCTGAGAGGTATTGCCACTGTCAAAATGACAACTGATGAAATAATGTCCCTTACAAGGTCAGATGGATGA
- a CDS encoding fumarate hydratase: protein MRIIETKEIIEVVAATVVEANIKAPDDVLETFNKAYAEESSPAGKEILGQLLENVKLAGETGLPLCQDTGLAVFFVELGTECKVQGDLYAAINEGVRQGYEKGFLRKSCCHPLTRKNTGDNTPAIIHLDLVPGDKLKFKFMAKGGGSENMSRATMLTPAQGWEGIKKFVVNRVAEAGPNPCPPTIVGVGIGGTFDHAPILAKKALFRPLNQKNSDPEIAAMEDELFAAINKLGIGPMGMGGNTTTLGVKIEMAPCHIASLPLAVNIQCHSARVKEVII from the coding sequence ATGCGAATCATTGAAACAAAAGAGATAATAGAAGTTGTAGCCGCAACCGTTGTTGAGGCCAATATCAAGGCTCCGGACGATGTGCTTGAGACTTTCAACAAGGCTTACGCTGAAGAATCCAGTCCAGCAGGCAAAGAAATCCTTGGCCAGCTTCTGGAAAACGTAAAGCTGGCCGGTGAAACCGGACTGCCTTTATGTCAGGATACAGGTCTGGCTGTATTTTTTGTTGAACTGGGCACGGAATGCAAAGTGCAGGGCGATCTTTATGCAGCCATAAATGAGGGGGTGCGGCAGGGTTATGAAAAGGGATTCCTGCGTAAATCCTGCTGTCATCCACTGACCAGAAAAAACACTGGAGACAATACTCCGGCAATAATTCACTTAGACCTGGTGCCTGGAGATAAACTCAAGTTCAAGTTCATGGCCAAAGGCGGAGGCAGTGAAAACATGTCTCGGGCCACTATGCTTACTCCGGCTCAGGGCTGGGAAGGGATAAAGAAGTTTGTGGTCAACAGGGTGGCTGAAGCCGGTCCCAATCCATGCCCGCCTACAATAGTGGGAGTAGGCATTGGAGGCACTTTTGACCATGCCCCCATTCTGGCCAAAAAAGCCCTTTTCCGGCCTTTGAATCAAAAAAACTCTGATCCGGAAATTGCTGCCATGGAAGATGAACTGTTTGCCGCCATAAATAAGCTGGGCATCGGTCCCATGGGTATGGGCGGAAATACTACAACACTGGGAGTAAAGATAGAAATGGCTCCATGTCATATTGCAAGTCTGCCCCTGGCCGTAAATATCCAGTGTCACAGCGCAAGGGTTAAGGAGGTAATAATCTGA
- a CDS encoding glutaredoxin family protein, with protein sequence MAKNIFLYALSTCIHCKRTRKFLDEKEIDYDFVYVDKLSGDEKEKAVSEVKKHNPKISFPTIVIGDGEKVIVGLKEDEILEACQK encoded by the coding sequence ATGGCTAAAAATATCTTTCTTTATGCCTTAAGCACCTGCATACACTGCAAAAGAACCCGGAAATTTCTGGATGAAAAAGAAATTGACTATGACTTTGTTTATGTAGACAAACTAAGCGGAGATGAAAAAGAAAAAGCTGTGAGCGAAGTGAAAAAGCATAACCCCAAAATTTCATTTCCTACTATTGTTATAGGTGATGGTGAAAAGGTCATTGTAGGCCTTAAAGAAGATGAAATCCTTGAGGCATGCCAGAAATGA
- a CDS encoding NAD(P)-dependent alcohol dehydrogenase encodes MKAFVVHSIGKVGIMEKPVPEPGPNDVIVKTTNALICTSDVHTVAGAIGEKSDLTLGHEGAGTVYKIGSAVKGFKEGERVLVNAITPCFKCHNCQRGYTSQCGQALGGWKFANIKDGCFAEYFHVNDAESNLVKIPDSVSDEAALYTTDMMSTGFMGAENGNIPLGGIVAVFGQGPVGLMSTAGARLLGAGLVIAVENIPARQELAKFYGADVIVDFTKVDAVEEIMKLTDGQGVDAAIEALGAQITFENCIKVTKPGGTISNIGYHGEGDYIKIPRAEWGVGMSDKTIRTGLCPGGSERMSRLLRLIENGRIDPTKLTTHRFSFDEIEKGFHMMANKEDGVIKPLVTFS; translated from the coding sequence ATGAAAGCGTTTGTTGTTCACAGTATCGGTAAAGTTGGAATAATGGAGAAACCAGTTCCTGAACCAGGGCCAAATGATGTAATTGTAAAGACAACCAACGCCTTGATTTGTACATCTGATGTACATACCGTTGCCGGTGCTATTGGCGAGAAAAGCGACCTGACTCTTGGGCACGAAGGTGCAGGTACTGTTTATAAGATTGGCAGTGCGGTTAAAGGGTTCAAGGAGGGCGAGAGAGTTCTGGTTAATGCCATAACTCCCTGTTTCAAGTGTCACAACTGCCAGCGCGGCTATACTTCACAATGCGGACAGGCCCTGGGTGGATGGAAGTTTGCCAATATTAAGGATGGCTGTTTTGCTGAGTACTTTCATGTTAATGATGCTGAATCCAACTTAGTAAAGATTCCAGACTCAGTTTCTGATGAAGCTGCTCTATATACAACAGATATGATGTCCACCGGATTCATGGGGGCTGAGAATGGAAATATTCCTCTTGGAGGGATTGTAGCTGTTTTTGGTCAGGGACCGGTTGGTCTTATGTCAACAGCAGGAGCACGCCTGTTGGGTGCTGGTTTGGTCATAGCAGTGGAAAACATTCCTGCCAGACAGGAACTCGCTAAATTCTACGGTGCTGACGTTATTGTTGATTTTACCAAGGTTGATGCAGTGGAAGAAATTATGAAGCTGACTGATGGGCAGGGGGTAGATGCTGCCATTGAGGCACTGGGAGCTCAGATCACATTTGAGAACTGCATTAAAGTCACCAAGCCTGGAGGTACCATATCCAATATTGGCTACCATGGAGAGGGAGATTACATAAAAATACCGAGAGCTGAATGGGGTGTGGGCATGTCGGATAAGACTATTCGGACTGGACTTTGCCCTGGAGGCAGCGAAAGAATGTCCAGACTTCTGCGGCTTATTGAAAACGGACGTATTGATCCCACCAAGCTGACCACTCATCGTTTCAGCTTTGATGAGATTGAAAAAGGATTTCACATGATGGCCAATAAAGAGGACGGAGTTATCAAACCCCTGGTAA
- a CDS encoding Fe-S-containing hydro-lyase — protein sequence MSQTVKLTTPLKDEDILKLKTGDKVLLSGKIYTARDAAHKRLLADLEAGKDSPFELKGSVIYYVGPSPAPPGRPIGSAGPTTSYRMDTYAPTLHSMGVKASIGKGKRGDAVKDALKEHKGVYFGATGGAGALLSQRIVSARVLAYEDLGPEAIRELEVKDFPLLVVNDSFGGELYAKLNV from the coding sequence ATGTCTCAGACTGTAAAACTGACCACACCCCTTAAGGACGAGGATATCCTGAAGCTCAAGACCGGGGACAAGGTTCTGCTTTCAGGAAAGATCTATACAGCAAGAGATGCAGCCCATAAAAGGCTGCTTGCTGATCTTGAGGCTGGAAAAGATTCTCCTTTTGAGCTCAAGGGCTCAGTAATATATTATGTTGGCCCTTCTCCTGCTCCTCCGGGAAGGCCCATTGGCTCAGCCGGTCCAACCACCAGTTACCGCATGGATACCTACGCCCCGACTCTGCATTCCATGGGGGTCAAAGCCAGTATCGGCAAGGGTAAAAGGGGTGATGCGGTCAAAGATGCCCTGAAGGAACATAAAGGGGTCTATTTTGGAGCAACAGGCGGGGCAGGGGCATTGCTTTCCCAGAGAATTGTCTCTGCCAGGGTTCTGGCGTATGAGGACCTGGGGCCGGAAGCCATCCGCGAACTGGAAGTAAAGGATTTTCCCTTGCTGGTGGTCAACGACTCGTTTGGGGGCGAGCTGTACGCCAAACTAAATGTTTAA